CACGAGCGTGGGCGCCCTGGTCGGTGTCCTCTATGCCTACGGGACACCGGCCTACGAGATCCAGAAGCTGGCCATGTCTCTCGAGCGGGCGGACGTCGTGGACCTCGCCGTGCCCGACAACGGGTTCGTGAAGGGAGAGAAGCTCGAGGCCTACGTGAACCGGAT
This window of the Thermodesulfobacteriota bacterium genome carries:
- a CDS encoding patatin-like phospholipase family protein gives rise to the protein MIGPIRTQSVLPPEPRVGLALGAGTARGFAHVGVLKVIEATGIPIHLIVGTSVGALVGVLYAYGTPAYEIQKLAMSLERADVVDLAVPDNGFVKGEKLEAYVNR